From one Thamnophis elegans isolate rThaEle1 chromosome 9, rThaEle1.pri, whole genome shotgun sequence genomic stretch:
- the DCK gene encoding LOW QUALITY PROTEIN: deoxycytidine kinase (The sequence of the model RefSeq protein was modified relative to this genomic sequence to represent the inferred CDS: inserted 2 bases in 2 codons) has protein sequence MATPPKRSRSGVKKIAIEGNIAAGKSTFVNILKKAREEWEIVPEPVGKWCNVQDCRDDCEELTASQKSGGNLLXMMYEKPERWSFTFQAYACLSRIRAQLKSLEGKLKEPENAVVFFERSVYSDRYIFASNLYESDCMNETEWTIYQDWHSWMNQQYGSSLELDGIIYLRATPEKCLDRIYIRGRDEAQGIPMEYLEKLHYKHESWLQHRTLRTEFEYLQKVPXLTLDVNEDFKGNRDKHEI, from the exons ATGGCAACTCCACCCAAGCGGAGCCGCAGCGGCGTGAAGAAGATCGCCATCGAGGGCAATATAG CCGCAGGTAAATCTACCTTTGTGAATATTCTCAAAAAAGCCCGAGAGGAATGGGAAATTGTTCCAGAGCCAGTGGGAAAATGGTGCAATGTTCAAGACTGCCGCGATGACTGTGAG GAGCTGACAGCCTCACAAAAGAGCGGTGGAAACCTTC CAATGATGTATGAGAAGCCGGAGAGATGGTCCTTTACTTTTCAAGCCTACGCCTGTCTAAGCAGAATCAGGGCTCAACTCAAATCCCTTGAAGGGAAACTAAAAGAACCTGAGAACGCTGTGGTTTTCTTTGAACGATCAGTTTATAGTGACAG GTACATCTTTGCATCCAATTTATATGAATCTGATTGCATGAACGAAACAGAGTGGACTATTTATCAAGATTGGCACAGTTGGATGAATCAGCAGTATGGATCGAGCCTTGAACTGGATGGCATTATTTATCTCCGAGCTACTCCTGAA AAATGCTTGGATAGGATTTACATCCGTGGAAGGGATGAAGCGCAAGGCATTCCCATGGAATATCTGGAGAAACTCCATTACAAACACGAAAGCTGGCTCCAGCATCGGACATTACG AACAGAGTTTGAATACTTGCAAAAAGTAC TTTTAACCCTCGATGTAAATGAAGATTTCAAAGGCAACAGAGACAAACATGAAATATGA
- the MOB1B gene encoding MOB kinase activator 1B, with protein MSFLFGSRSSKTFKPKKNIPEGSHQYELLKHAEATLGSGNLRMAVMLPEGEDLNEWVAVNTVDFFNQINMLYGTITDFCTEDSCPVMSAGPKYEYHWADGTNIKKPIKCSAPKYIDYLMTWVQDQLDDETLFPSKIGVPFPKNFMSVAKTILKRLFRVYAHIYHQHFDPVIQLQEEAHLNTSFKHFIFFVQEFNLIDRRELAPLQELIEKLTSKDR; from the exons TGGTAGCCGCTCTTCTAAAACTTTTAAACCAAAGAAGAACATTCCGGAAGGCTCCCACCAATATGAGCTGCTGAAACACGCGGAGGCAACTCTTGGAAGTGGCAACTTACGGATGGCCGTTATGCTGCCCGAAGGCGAAGATCTAAACGAATGGGTCGCAGTGAACA CTGTGGACTTTTTTAACCAGATCAACATGCTTTATGGGACAATTACAGACTTCTGCACAGAGGACAGCTGTCCAGTGATGTCTGCCGGGCCAAA ATATGAATATCATTGGGCAGATGGGACAAACATCAAGAAGCCAATTAAATGCTCGGCACCAAAGTACATCGATTACCTGATGACCTGGGTGCAGGATCAGCTGGACGATGAGACGCTGTTTCCATCCAAAATAG GTGTTCCTTTCCCAAAGAATTTCATGTCGGTAGCTAAGACCATCTTGAAGCGCCTGTTCAGAGTTTATGCTCACATATATCACCAGCACTTTGATCCGGTGATCCAGCTTCAAGAAGAAGCACATCTCAACACGTCCTTCAAGCACTTTATCTTTTTCGTTCAG GAATTTAACCTTATAGACAGAAGAGAACTTGCTCCGCTCCAAGAACTGATTGAAAAACTCACTTCCAAGGACAGATAA